The Merismopedia glauca CCAP 1448/3 genome has a segment encoding these proteins:
- the pipX gene encoding transcriptional coactivator PipX — translation MNAENYLNHPTFGLLYRICVLDEHRDLFTTLYAQRVFFVVSNDAMGFKFEPLIRADARLLVENRLRLLRRQGIEGEYQPLSAIYKQIFQ, via the coding sequence ATGAACGCAGAAAATTATCTAAATCATCCAACTTTTGGTTTGCTTTATCGAATTTGTGTTTTAGACGAACATCGAGACTTGTTCACTACACTTTATGCTCAAAGAGTCTTTTTTGTGGTATCTAATGATGCTATGGGATTTAAATTTGAACCCTTAATCCGTGCTGATGCTCGTCTATTAGTCGAGAATCGCTTGCGTCTCTTGCGTCGCCAAGGTATTGAGGGAGAATATCAGCCTTTATCTGCTATTTATAAACAAATTTTTCAATAA
- a CDS encoding anthranilate synthase component I: MKSEVSASTSSAISQKSEVETFRRNISTQESEVRYWRCLPLAERTGSEIFEVLFRQAGAIATLLESPYPTPIQPKWQELWDSFPGSGISSQLARYSICAGAPKSTNGKLQMWTPPVGEILPFLKQLLSRVNPASTIDSPPVPFTGGWLGWLGYDVAWEIEQLPRFNLDPLPFPTAFWYEPENFAVLDHETQKLWLAASDLSQLDKLEQQLEQSEGRSSRSIIINPKQKTVAPHFWTSQIDYEAAVRQAKKYIQAGDIFQTNLSLRFSVPTFADSWSIYKALQQINPSPMSSYWETPWGAVISCSPERLVQLEGNYAQTRPIAGTRSRGTTDLQDRQLALELLSNTKERAEHIMLVDLERNDLGKVSEFGSVNVDELFAIELYSHVMHLVSNVRGIIRSGCHPIDLIEAVFPGGTITGCPKVRCMEIIEELEPVSRNLFYGSCGYLDRRGNLDLNILIRTLLFGADQETELNLVWGQVGAGIVADSQPEQEWHESLHKAKAQLKAIEIANISSDRG; this comes from the coding sequence ATGAAGTCAGAAGTCAGCGCTTCGACAAGCTCAGCGATCAGTCAGAAGTCAGAAGTAGAGACGTTTCGCCGGAACATCTCTACTCAGGAGTCAGAAGTTAGGTATTGGCGCTGTTTACCGTTGGCAGAACGGACTGGATCGGAGATTTTTGAGGTTTTGTTTCGTCAAGCAGGAGCGATCGCTACCCTATTAGAAAGTCCTTATCCCACCCCGATTCAACCAAAATGGCAAGAATTATGGGATTCATTTCCAGGTAGTGGCATATCTAGTCAATTAGCTCGTTATTCTATTTGTGCTGGCGCTCCCAAAAGCACTAACGGTAAGCTACAGATGTGGACACCACCTGTAGGTGAAATTTTACCTTTCCTCAAGCAGCTACTTTCTCGTGTCAATCCAGCTTCAACGATAGATTCCCCACCTGTCCCTTTTACGGGGGGATGGTTGGGTTGGTTGGGGTACGATGTAGCCTGGGAAATTGAACAACTCCCCAGATTCAACTTAGATCCTTTACCTTTCCCTACAGCTTTTTGGTATGAACCGGAAAACTTTGCAGTACTAGATCATGAAACCCAAAAGTTGTGGCTAGCTGCTAGCGATCTTAGTCAACTAGACAAGCTAGAACAGCAACTAGAGCAATCTGAAGGTAGATCGTCTAGATCTATAATCATCAATCCCAAACAGAAAACTGTTGCACCTCACTTTTGGACATCCCAAATCGACTATGAAGCCGCAGTAAGACAAGCAAAAAAGTATATTCAAGCTGGAGATATATTTCAGACTAATCTATCTTTAAGATTTTCTGTCCCTACTTTTGCTGATAGTTGGTCAATTTACAAAGCTCTACAGCAAATTAACCCTTCACCCATGAGTAGCTATTGGGAAACTCCTTGGGGAGCCGTTATTAGTTGTTCTCCCGAAAGATTGGTGCAACTAGAGGGAAATTACGCCCAAACTAGACCGATCGCCGGAACGCGATCGCGCGGAACTACAGATCTACAAGATCGGCAGCTAGCTCTAGAATTACTCAGTAATACCAAGGAAAGAGCCGAGCATATCATGCTAGTAGACCTAGAGCGTAACGATTTGGGAAAAGTATCTGAGTTTGGCTCAGTCAATGTTGATGAACTATTTGCGATCGAACTCTACAGCCATGTGATGCATTTAGTCAGCAACGTTCGAGGAATTATCCGTTCTGGGTGCCATCCTATCGATCTGATTGAGGCGGTTTTTCCAGGGGGAACCATTACCGGTTGTCCTAAAGTTCGGTGTATGGAGATTATTGAAGAACTAGAACCAGTCAGCCGCAATTTATTTTATGGTTCTTGCGGTTATCTAGATCGAAGAGGTAATTTAGACCTAAATATCTTGATTAGAACTTTACTCTTTGGTGCCGACCAGGAAACAGAGCTAAACTTAGTTTGGGGACAGGTAGGAGCCGGAATTGTAGCTGACAGTCAGCCAGAGCAAGAATGGCATGAATCTCTTCATAAAGCCAAAGCTCAGCTTAAAGCCATAGAAATAGCTAATATAAGTAGCGATCGCGGGTAA
- a CDS encoding energy-coupling factor transporter transmembrane component T family protein has translation MDLLRSLPLGLYLEQPITWLHHLDPRIKLLWLMSFLLAPLMANPFCRIGLLLVLVLISVTAKIPFRVLRQQMGWLLTLSCLILVFAAIAPDPLSITHQPRLPVDGIPVTPSKYQYILFDLHQSIFNFTITRRSLELAVSLSTLLFTLIYSSTLYLLTTAPEEITTGLESLMRPLRRFNVPVTEVVLTLTLSLRFIPLVLEEVQNLVRSVRTRAINWKKLGIRRSLQVWLLIADRLLENLLLRAEQIASAMQVRGFTTPSQHEVKWYHLQIKHWDWLAIAVLAIFWGVRFAWGGKLG, from the coding sequence ATGGACTTACTGCGATCGCTCCCTTTAGGACTCTACCTCGAACAACCCATTACTTGGCTTCATCACCTCGATCCGAGGATCAAGCTGCTGTGGTTGATGAGCTTTTTACTCGCTCCTTTGATGGCAAATCCTTTCTGTCGGATTGGATTACTCTTAGTATTAGTTCTGATTAGTGTCACAGCCAAAATTCCCTTTCGGGTATTGCGACAACAAATGGGATGGCTATTAACCCTGAGTTGTTTGATTTTGGTGTTTGCGGCGATCGCTCCCGATCCTCTCAGTATCACCCATCAGCCTCGCTTACCAGTCGATGGAATTCCAGTTACCCCAAGTAAATATCAGTACATTCTCTTCGATCTACATCAAAGTATTTTCAACTTTACTATTACTCGTCGTTCTCTAGAGTTGGCAGTTAGCCTCAGTACCTTATTATTTACCTTAATTTATAGCAGCACTCTCTACTTACTCACCACTGCTCCCGAAGAGATTACGACAGGATTAGAAAGCTTAATGCGTCCCTTGCGGCGATTTAATGTACCTGTAACTGAAGTCGTCCTTACCTTAACCTTATCCTTGAGGTTTATTCCCCTCGTTTTGGAAGAAGTACAAAACTTAGTGCGATCGGTACGCACCCGCGCCATTAACTGGAAAAAACTGGGAATACGACGGAGTTTGCAAGTTTGGCTCTTAATTGCTGATCGCCTGCTCGAAAATTTACTCTTGCGTGCTGAACAAATTGCCAGTGCGATGCAAGTTCGGGGTTTCACTACTCCCAGTCAGCATGAAGTCAAGTGGTATCACCTGCAAATCAAACATTGGGATTGGTTGGCTATAGCCGTTTTAGCCATCTTTTGGGGAGTTAGATTTGCTTGGGGAGGGAAGTTGGGATGA
- a CDS encoding putative bifunctional diguanylate cyclase/phosphodiesterase: MHSDRQLWLYSSLARLKFLKNSYPAKIMLVAFLGTHVPLLTLVLSFLISSSSSWEMTVRVLGITLLATLGGTAATLYALHHLLAPIIVTSAGLQKYLDAEILPELPREFTDEVGTLMGDTCQTLHQLDELIHQIKNYDNLTGLPNRQLFCDRLHQILLQPHGDERLIAVFSVGIDDYIAINHSLEPEKSNLLLRAVAHRLKTCLNTVDICAYLGNGELAIARLEINSFESMIELSQLISSALAKPFSVEGNLIYLTASIGITINHLGDPGGAAQLLQQAHIALYQAKLQGRGQCKFYSPEINAQLQERLALENELHGALDRGEMVVFYQPLIDLDSGKLTALEALVRWQHPTRGLVSPAKFIPIAEANGMIINLGEWVLQTACAQNRAWQLAGFPPIRISVNLSARQFEQPDLVQVVERILQETELEPSYLELEVTESFLMNDIDNSVKILKELRNIGLWVALDDFGTGYSSLNYLKRFPLDMLKIDRSFVNDVTSNSDSAAVTDAIIALAKSLRLNITAEGVETKEQLDYLQNRGCNEGQGFYFCRPVPADTISNMLEKDARLLEV; this comes from the coding sequence ATGCATAGCGATCGCCAACTTTGGCTGTACTCATCTCTAGCTCGGTTAAAATTTCTCAAAAATAGTTATCCTGCCAAAATCATGTTGGTAGCCTTTTTGGGAACTCACGTACCCCTTTTGACCCTAGTATTGAGTTTTTTGATTTCTAGCTCTTCTTCTTGGGAAATGACGGTACGAGTCTTAGGGATAACTTTATTAGCTACTTTGGGGGGGACAGCCGCTACTCTTTATGCATTGCACCATCTCTTAGCTCCAATTATTGTGACATCTGCGGGATTACAAAAGTACCTAGATGCTGAGATTTTACCAGAACTGCCCAGAGAATTCACTGATGAAGTAGGTACGTTGATGGGAGATACTTGCCAAACCCTTCATCAACTAGACGAGTTAATTCATCAGATCAAAAACTACGATAACCTCACTGGATTGCCAAATCGACAGCTATTTTGCGATCGCCTACACCAAATTCTCTTACAACCTCATGGTGATGAGCGTCTAATTGCGGTTTTTTCAGTGGGTATTGATGATTATATCGCGATTAATCACAGTTTAGAACCGGAAAAATCTAATTTACTCTTGCGTGCAGTTGCTCACCGTTTGAAAACTTGTCTCAACACGGTAGATATTTGTGCCTATTTAGGTAACGGAGAATTGGCGATCGCCAGACTGGAAATTAATAGCTTTGAAAGTATGATTGAACTATCCCAGCTAATTTCCAGCGCTTTAGCTAAACCTTTTTCTGTGGAGGGTAATTTGATTTACCTCACTGCCAGCATTGGGATCACTATAAATCATCTCGGCGATCCTGGTGGTGCGGCTCAACTATTACAACAAGCTCATATAGCGCTATATCAAGCCAAACTACAAGGGCGAGGTCAATGCAAATTCTATTCTCCAGAAATTAATGCTCAATTGCAAGAACGCTTAGCCTTAGAAAATGAGTTGCATGGGGCATTAGATCGGGGGGAGATGGTAGTTTTTTATCAACCCCTAATTGATTTAGATAGTGGCAAACTTACGGCTTTGGAAGCTTTGGTGCGCTGGCAACATCCAACTAGAGGATTAGTTTCTCCAGCTAAGTTTATTCCTATTGCTGAAGCTAACGGTATGATTATCAACCTAGGGGAATGGGTTTTGCAAACTGCTTGTGCCCAAAATCGTGCTTGGCAATTGGCTGGATTTCCCCCGATTCGGATTTCTGTTAATCTCTCAGCTAGACAATTTGAACAGCCAGATCTAGTTCAAGTAGTTGAGCGAATTTTACAAGAAACCGAGTTAGAACCGTCTTATCTAGAACTTGAAGTCACCGAAAGCTTTTTAATGAATGACATTGATAATTCCGTAAAAATCTTGAAAGAGTTACGAAACATAGGTCTTTGGGTAGCTTTAGACGACTTCGGCACGGGATATTCTTCTCTCAACTACTTAAAGCGTTTCCCTCTTGATATGCTCAAAATAGATCGCTCATTTGTCAACGATGTCACCTCTAATTCAGATAGTGCTGCTGTCACTGATGCTATTATTGCCCTCGCCAAAAGTCTACGCTTAAACATCACGGCTGAAGGTGTAGAAACTAAAGAACAACTCGACTACCTGCAAAACCGAGGGTGTAATGAAGGTCAGGGATTCTACTTTTGTCGTCCAGTCCCAGCCGATACTATTAGTAATATGCTGGAGAAAGACGCTCGACTTTTAGAAGTTTAA
- a CDS encoding GumC family protein: MESRESIDIEIKRYLLMFKRRWKIAVAIIATTVSISVVATTFLKPSYQASGKLLFRNPSFQVLEGEDQGELTSLSRQNPINNQLELIWSPAFLQEVIDKLNLKNKNGDSLDIESIGNGLSLKIIGGTDVVRVSYTSGNPEEAVKIVNTIMDLYLQNDISINNSEAEATRKFLTKDLPQKQAAVDMAGLKLSRFKQQNNIIDISEEIKLSAAIVGSLDQEISSIKAQLEDLSGQIEALRQKIGLNSQEVTIVSRLSQSPTLQEILKNLQAIDLQLGIERSRFSDNNPLIINLLAKKANLNRILETEVEKNLGNQTKIPPKLLEIGVLRQNLIQFFLQLEIQRIGLAKRLTLLSNTRLVYEKRLQLIPQLTQEQRTLERNLEVAESTYRTVLQKIQQLQVAEKKNTANGKIIAKALMPEKPVSGTKRLFVIVGLLSGLFFAAIVVLLLELRDKSFKTLEEIAHNYQYNLLGTLPLLAKKRSSRHPKGELTDLKIVLKDAPHSLTSEMYGMIQANLRFLSSDKELKTIVVTSALSQEGKSTVSANLAVAIAQLGHRVLLVDANMRFPDQHHLWELNNEPGLSKVLAGQSDLKYTPHPVMDNLDVLTSGSRPQNPLALLDSEQMALLIEDFCHEYDFVIFDAPSLLIAADALTLSQMTDGIVLVARPGIIDAKSVMAAKDMLDRSSQNVLGLLVNGLLTDAHS, encoded by the coding sequence ATGGAGTCTAGAGAATCAATTGATATAGAAATAAAGCGCTATTTACTAATGTTTAAACGGCGCTGGAAGATTGCAGTGGCAATAATTGCGACTACAGTTAGTATCAGCGTCGTGGCGACAACTTTTCTGAAGCCATCTTATCAAGCAAGTGGCAAACTACTATTTAGAAATCCATCTTTTCAAGTCTTAGAAGGAGAAGATCAAGGTGAATTAACATCCCTATCTCGTCAAAATCCAATCAACAATCAACTAGAACTTATTTGGTCTCCAGCTTTTTTGCAAGAGGTAATAGATAAATTAAACCTCAAAAACAAAAACGGTGACTCTTTAGATATTGAATCTATTGGAAATGGTCTAAGTTTAAAAATTATTGGTGGTACGGATGTAGTCAGAGTTAGCTATACCAGTGGTAATCCAGAAGAAGCGGTAAAGATAGTCAATACTATTATGGATCTTTATTTGCAAAATGATATTTCGATCAATAACTCTGAAGCCGAAGCAACTCGGAAATTTTTGACTAAAGATCTTCCTCAAAAACAAGCTGCTGTGGATATGGCTGGACTAAAACTCAGCAGATTTAAACAGCAAAATAATATTATTGATATCTCAGAAGAAATCAAGTTATCTGCGGCAATTGTTGGGAGTTTAGACCAAGAAATTAGTAGTATAAAGGCTCAGCTAGAAGATTTAAGCGGTCAGATCGAGGCACTGCGGCAAAAAATCGGTCTTAATTCCCAAGAAGTGACTATTGTGAGTAGATTAAGTCAATCGCCTACTTTGCAAGAAATTCTCAAAAATCTCCAAGCTATAGATCTACAGTTAGGAATTGAGCGCAGCCGCTTTTCTGATAATAACCCCCTAATTATCAACTTATTAGCCAAAAAAGCCAATTTAAACCGTATTCTGGAAACAGAAGTTGAAAAGAATCTTGGCAATCAAACCAAAATTCCACCCAAATTATTAGAGATTGGAGTGCTGAGACAAAACCTGATCCAATTTTTTCTGCAATTAGAGATTCAGCGCATTGGTTTAGCTAAAAGGTTGACACTTTTATCTAATACTCGGTTAGTCTATGAAAAAAGATTACAATTAATACCTCAATTAACACAAGAGCAACGTACTTTAGAACGAAACTTAGAAGTTGCTGAATCTACCTATAGAACAGTTTTACAAAAAATTCAACAATTACAAGTAGCGGAAAAGAAAAATACAGCGAATGGCAAAATTATTGCTAAAGCTTTAATGCCTGAAAAGCCAGTATCGGGAACAAAGCGACTATTTGTGATAGTAGGTTTGCTCTCTGGTTTATTTTTTGCCGCCATTGTGGTTTTATTGCTAGAGCTTAGGGATAAATCTTTCAAAACACTTGAGGAGATCGCACACAACTATCAGTATAACTTACTGGGAACTCTACCTTTGTTAGCGAAGAAGCGTTCCTCCCGTCATCCAAAAGGAGAATTAACGGATCTAAAAATTGTGCTTAAAGATGCACCCCACTCTTTAACTAGCGAAATGTATGGCATGATTCAAGCCAATCTGAGATTTTTAAGTTCAGATAAAGAGTTGAAAACGATCGTTGTCACTAGCGCACTATCTCAAGAAGGTAAATCTACAGTATCAGCTAATTTAGCAGTAGCGATCGCCCAACTAGGACATCGAGTGTTACTGGTTGATGCTAATATGCGATTTCCTGATCAGCATCATCTGTGGGAACTAAATAATGAACCAGGTTTGAGCAAGGTACTAGCTGGTCAGAGTGACTTAAAGTATACCCCACATCCAGTGATGGATAATTTAGATGTGTTAACGTCTGGTTCTAGACCTCAAAATCCCCTAGCTTTACTCGATTCTGAGCAGATGGCATTATTAATTGAGGATTTTTGCCATGAATATGATTTTGTGATTTTTGATGCGCCATCGTTACTTATTGCCGCCGATGCTCTAACTTTAAGTCAGATGACAGATGGGATTGTATTAGTCGCTCGTCCTGGGATAATTGATGCTAAAAGTGTTATGGCAGCTAAAGATATGTTAGATCGTTCCAGTCAGAACGTCTTAGGTTTATTAGTGAACGGACTTTTAACTGATGCTCATAGCTAA
- a CDS encoding right-handed parallel beta-helix repeat-containing protein — translation MPIKINPVRSIPFFTCLWILSSLFGTERTKMYLAEETPDSSNAQKIGIYNSTPKIAAAVRRTYYVSATGNDSNTGLSESTPFKTIQKAADLSNPGDTVLIMNGVYKNGYDSQVVSITRSGTANAWITFKAYPGHYPKLKHNGWHGILIKDGASYIEVNGLEIVGNNANITLDYAKNQQKNPYNPLTNGNCLSIDGRDDGHPHHIRILKNKIHGCGGGGIAVIQADYVTIDGNEVFNNSYYSVYANSGISMWQNWRFDNSQGYKMFVTNNKVYGNRQFIPWIATGTITDGNGIIIDDSQNTQNNSKLGAYTGRTLVANNITFRNGGTGIHTYASDRVDIINNTAYLNNRSPEINQGQIIANSSSDVRIFNNILYAIPGKRINSNWNNTKVIYDYNIYANSSAIDVKGPHDIVADPKLIDPSIFDFRLQGISPAIDNGYTWTIVKFDFAGKPRPSGIGYDRGAYEY, via the coding sequence ATGCCCATTAAAATTAATCCTGTCAGATCGATCCCATTTTTTACCTGTTTATGGATCTTGAGTAGTCTATTTGGGACTGAAAGAACCAAAATGTATTTAGCTGAGGAAACCCCTGACTCATCCAATGCTCAAAAAATAGGAATCTACAACTCTACACCAAAAATTGCTGCTGCTGTTCGTCGAACATACTATGTCAGCGCGACTGGAAATGACAGCAATACCGGACTTTCTGAATCGACTCCTTTTAAGACAATTCAAAAAGCGGCTGATCTTTCTAATCCTGGGGATACAGTCCTGATTATGAATGGAGTATACAAAAATGGTTATGACAGTCAGGTAGTATCAATTACACGCTCTGGAACTGCAAATGCGTGGATTACTTTTAAAGCATACCCTGGACACTACCCAAAACTGAAGCACAACGGATGGCATGGAATTTTGATTAAGGATGGAGCATCCTACATTGAAGTAAATGGACTTGAGATCGTGGGAAATAATGCTAATATAACCCTTGATTATGCCAAAAATCAGCAAAAAAACCCATACAATCCCCTAACCAATGGTAATTGCCTCAGCATTGATGGACGAGATGATGGTCATCCCCATCACATACGTATTCTGAAGAACAAGATACATGGATGTGGAGGGGGAGGTATTGCCGTAATTCAAGCCGACTATGTAACTATAGATGGCAACGAGGTGTTCAATAATTCCTACTACTCAGTCTATGCCAACAGTGGCATTTCTATGTGGCAGAATTGGCGATTTGATAATTCCCAAGGATACAAGATGTTCGTGACTAATAACAAAGTCTACGGCAATCGACAGTTCATTCCCTGGATAGCAACTGGAACTATCACCGATGGTAACGGCATTATTATTGATGATTCACAGAATACTCAAAATAACTCCAAGTTGGGTGCATATACTGGACGAACTTTAGTTGCCAATAATATCACCTTTAGAAATGGAGGCACTGGGATACATACTTATGCCAGCGATCGCGTTGATATTATCAATAATACTGCTTATTTGAACAATCGGAGTCCAGAAATTAACCAAGGGCAAATAATTGCCAATTCATCATCTGATGTCAGGATTTTTAATAATATTCTCTATGCTATTCCTGGGAAAAGGATTAACAGTAACTGGAATAATACCAAAGTTATCTATGACTATAATATATATGCTAATAGTTCTGCGATCGATGTTAAGGGACCTCACGATATCGTCGCTGACCCTAAGTTGATCGATCCCTCAATATTTGACTTTCGACTACAAGGGATTAGTCCAGCTATAGATAATGGTTATACATGGACAATTGTGAAATTTGATTTTGCTGGTAAACCTCGCCCTTCTGGGATTGGTTATGATAGAGGAGCGTATGAATATTAG
- a CDS encoding sugar transferase: MANTAFSKPTLDLRAPGFVRVRKGSWWWQRSIVLSGLDYSLLFMAWMLSKGVSDPIYLTGNKTIYYFSVFVIISIQIITLWAEGLYQEGKKKFNYLNIVKSLCFAHGLILLFSFIFRPVVDINQSRLTFSCLMSMAFVCAGRWGINIILQHLRQQKILGLLPIFMICNPENSAQFAQLIKQENRYAIRGSASPKSLDRENRPETLAHLNKLGVTEVFISWDAIKNRMFLCWLFQASGITVRIVPMELKPIYRDIEFNQIEGMTCINFNCPIITGKDFWIKRSFDFCFAVLFLSLTFPLYLAIALAIKLDSPGSIFYRQTRIGLHGKEFRVWKFRTMRSDADKFQQELEALNESPDGIFFKIKDDPRITKVGKFLRRYSLDELPQIFNVLCGEMSVVGPRPLPTRDVDKFSERHFIRHEVLPGITGLWQVSGRSNILDFEQVVNLDLHYIEHWSLKLDLKILIKTIKVVFQKEGAY, translated from the coding sequence ATGGCAAACACTGCCTTTTCTAAGCCCACTTTAGATTTGCGTGCGCCTGGATTTGTTAGAGTCCGAAAAGGTTCATGGTGGTGGCAAAGATCTATAGTATTGAGCGGCTTAGATTATAGCCTTCTCTTCATGGCTTGGATGTTGTCTAAAGGCGTTAGCGATCCTATTTACTTAACTGGCAATAAAACCATATATTATTTCTCAGTCTTCGTTATTATTTCGATTCAAATAATTACCTTATGGGCTGAAGGACTTTATCAAGAAGGAAAGAAGAAATTCAACTATCTTAATATTGTCAAATCATTGTGTTTTGCTCATGGATTGATTTTATTATTTAGCTTCATTTTTAGACCAGTTGTTGATATAAACCAATCAAGATTAACCTTTTCTTGTTTAATGAGCATGGCTTTTGTTTGTGCTGGGAGATGGGGGATAAACATTATTCTTCAACACCTGCGCCAGCAAAAAATATTAGGTCTTTTGCCAATTTTCATGATTTGTAATCCAGAAAACAGCGCTCAATTTGCTCAGTTAATCAAACAAGAAAATCGTTATGCTATACGTGGTTCTGCCAGCCCTAAATCTCTAGATCGAGAAAACCGCCCAGAAACGTTGGCTCATCTGAATAAATTAGGCGTAACAGAAGTTTTTATTTCTTGGGATGCCATCAAAAACCGGATGTTTTTATGTTGGCTATTTCAAGCATCTGGAATCACGGTACGGATTGTCCCAATGGAATTAAAACCAATTTATAGGGACATAGAATTTAATCAAATTGAAGGGATGACCTGTATAAATTTCAATTGCCCAATTATTACAGGTAAAGATTTTTGGATTAAGCGGAGTTTTGATTTTTGTTTTGCCGTATTATTCCTGAGTTTAACATTTCCGCTCTATCTAGCGATCGCCCTAGCAATTAAACTAGATTCTCCTGGTTCGATATTTTATCGACAAACCCGTATCGGCTTACATGGCAAAGAGTTTAGAGTTTGGAAATTTCGGACAATGAGATCTGATGCTGACAAATTCCAGCAAGAACTAGAAGCCTTAAATGAATCGCCAGATGGAATATTTTTTAAAATAAAAGACGATCCTAGAATTACCAAAGTCGGCAAGTTTCTGCGCCGTTATAGCTTAGACGAACTACCCCAAATCTTCAATGTTTTATGTGGAGAAATGAGCGTAGTTGGCCCTCGACCTTTGCCAACTAGAGATGTAGATAAATTTTCCGAACGCCATTTTATTCGACATGAAGTTTTACCTGGAATTACAGGTTTGTGGCAAGTTTCTGGACGTTCCAACATTTTAGATTTTGAACAAGTAGTTAACCTCGACCTTCACTACATTGAACACTGGTCTTTGAAGTTAGATTTGAAGATTTTAATCAAGACAATTAAAGTGGTTTTCCAAAAAGAAGGGGCTTATTAG